The sequence below is a genomic window from Lolium perenne isolate Kyuss_39 chromosome 4, Kyuss_2.0, whole genome shotgun sequence.
TCGGGGGTGGGATCAGTTCCAATAGTATACTGGATAGGCTGCTCATACCTGAGATAGTCATTTTCCATTTTCTTGATTCTTCCAACAAAGACTTCCACAACCTTTGATAACTTGTCTTCCATTTGCTTCGCACTTGTTCTTTGCTCAGATGGGCTGATCAATGATAGTGCAATACTTAGGAATTAGGGCATGAATATTTCAGCAATGAGGTTGCAAATGCCAACAAAACAAGCAAAATTGTTCACTTAACAAATActtacttattttcattatctgcAATAGTACGAGAGTTATCTGATGAGATGATGCATGTATCCCCTAGTGTCAACATAGCGATGTTGTATGTTGCACTTTCATAAGCTGATACAGCTTGTGCTCTGAGAACTCTTGCTGGTATAGCAGGGAAAACTTCCTGAATCAACCTTGTGGTCACGATTAACCTTTTGCGCGGTAAGTAATTTAAAGGGGAATCTTCTAGACTCTCTGGATCATCCTCGGACTGTTAAGAAAGTCAATGCAGTATCAATTAAAAAAATCTGTGAACCCATATGTAAGACCCAAAGTAGCAGACACAGTAAAGATGTACAAACCTTTTTAATTAATCTATTAGCTGCCCAAGCCCAGTCCATCTCGCTCGTGCTGTCAAGCAATTTCACAATTGTTAGCAATATCAAGACCACATAAGATAAACAACTCAACAAACATAAAAACATGCTGTAATACTACTGCAAACTGCTGCGCTGTAAGGGGAGAAAATTCACCTCATCTTTCTCAGTTTTTTAGTGCCTTCGGTGATTTTATGCCACGAAACAAGAGCAGATTCTGTAGATTTGCGCTTCTTTGGCCTTCTCATTAAAGCTGCACTCACATTGGAAGGGACTAAAGCCTGGACAGACTGGCCAGACTCAGCTCTATGCTCGGCAGAGTTATTTTCCATGCACCATGAAGCTTTTGGAACATTATATGGTACAGTTGGTGTCTTCTGCGCATTAATCACAGAATGATTCAGACCATTTCTTTGGTTTCCATAATGTTCAAACCAAGAAGGTGCCATTTGAGGGTTTATCCCAGGTCTCTCACTTCTTTCAACCAAATTTGATGCTGCATTTGCCCCAAGAGACTGAACTTGACTTTGATGATCATTCCGCGTGACCATAGCATGAGAGGCGAGTTCCCTAGAAGGAATCTGGGAAGGTATGTTTGCACCTCTCTCCTCATTGTTCCTTGGAGCAAAGCTTAGCATTTTCATGTCTGAAGGGAATGAACCTTGCACACTAGTGCCGCCAATGTTATCTATGGATGACCTGACCAAGTTATTGGCTCCATGTGCAAACCTCTGAGCAGACTTCCAGTCAACTTGTGATGCATCAGAAATTATGTCATTTGGTTTAAGCATCTTTCCAGCTGCATTGCCTGGATCAATATCCACATGACCCATTGCTTGCATTTGATGCAGGAGAGAGAAATTTTGCTGCTGGAGGTTTGAAGGTGCTGGGCTTCCATGTAACCCAATGCCACTACCATTAGCACTAATGTTGTGAGAAGTATTCATAGCCTGAAAGTTAGCTGCAGGGTTCTCTCCCTGCCTAGGGTTCATGATACCTTGCTGATGCAACTGTGCCAAGGATGAAGGAGGAACAGCGAAATTCCCATCTGAAGAGTGCTTCTGCAGGGATTGATTTCCTCTGGGTACAGTAGCTCCAGTGGAATCAAAAATTGCCATGTCAGAAGAGGCTAACCCTGCATCACTGTCCAGAGCTTGTTTTGCCTCTTGGCTATGTGAATTGGCAGAACTTGTGGCAGCATCAGGCGGCGTTGATGCCTTCTGACTTTGGTTGTCTGCCTTTTGCGAGCCCCATAAGTTGGAATCTGAAGCATTATTGGAAAACATCATGGACTGGAGAATATTCGGTGTAATCTTGTTAGATTGGATACCAGCTAGACGTTGTGCTGATATGTTTGTCCACACATTCTTGAATACCGTTGCAGAGCTGCCTTGTTGAGGAGTGGGTACAGAGCCAGATCTTGCATCTGGCACAGGATATTGCTGGCCTGAACTTAACTGAGGGAAATGTCCAGCTGGCTGTCCAGTACTACCCATTTCAGAAGAATGAAACGGTGTCGGTTGTGAGCTTGTATGAGCAGGTGATATATGCTGGGTACCAGTGGAAGGTATCTGTCCCTGGTGTTCTTCCCTTGCCGAGTGTTCAGGTTGCTTGCCATCAACATTAGTGTGACTAGACCATAAATGATCTGAAGTTGAGTGTCGTTGGGATGGTGGTGCTAGTCTTAATCCAAAACCTTGCAAAGAAGATTGATTAAGTTGTTGCTGAGAAGTGGCAACATTATCAACAGAACTGTTCGGCATGTCAGCAACAGCATTGCTATCTGTTGAGTTGTCCACTTTATGAAGAAGTTGCAGCATGTGTTGACTACATAAAACATATACTGTGTCAGTATCATCATGAAGAACCACAAACATAATGCTACTGACAAATGCTAACAGAACTAATCATGAGAAAACATAATATCATGTGGTACAAAATTGTCGACGAGTACTTTAACTAATGCATAAAAGTAGAATACATGAGAAGCAGTACTGATGTGTTGGTTTCCTATACAGCTGGAGGTAGCATACACCATTCAGGGATGTGGGCTTTTAAGTTCACTTCATTAAAGTAATAGTAGTACTTCTACTGTTCTACATACTTATATCGTTTAAAAACTAACCAGTTAGCATCCTGATGGGACAGAAGAGAGAGAAACAGTCGTAATAATAAATTGCATAACTAAGTCTTAAACACTTTACACAGGAATAACCTGCCTAGTGTTATTTAAAATGGGAGGATGAAGTACCTGTTCTGAACAGCTCTATTCTGAGACAGACCAGCATGAGATCCTCCAAATGGTGATGCGGTGGAACTGCTAGGGACTCCATGCCGAAATTTGAAGTGTTCATTTCCCACCAGCATTTTCtatgaaaaaggaaaatagctTCATAAATAAAATAGGTAAAAACAGGATAAAGCGTGTAAATAAATATGTTTAAGTTAGATATCCTCTTCACAATGGAGATGTGGCAGACAAACCTCATTAACTGAAGCCATATTGCCAGCACCTTGGGAGTTGGTGACAAATTGAGGCTTCAGGTCATTTTGTGCCTGAAGTGACTGATGCGGAAACTGATTGTTGGAAACTGAATTACCCGGAGAATGCCTAATGTTCACCCCTGTGTTGTTGTCCATTGCATGATTCTGCAACATGTAAGATCCTGCTGCCTGCTGGCCTGATTGACCTAAATTATGGGATTCCTTTGCAGCAAAGAAAGCATGCCTCCTGGCAGCAAGGTCACTGTTCACATGCTGTCCATGCCTTTCCATATGTGCTGCATTCTGGTACTCCTGGCTGCGGTCATTTGTTCTTGGCTCTGCACTTCTTCTTAGTGAATCTGAGGTTTCTGGACCCCGATGTGCCATATTATGGTTTATTCCAACATGCTCACCGGTTCGACCAACAACCATCTGGTGCTGGTTTGGATTTAGTGTTGGCATGCTTGAGCCCATCATACTAACACCTTTACCATCAGAACTGTCCTTTGGCATTTGCAAAGTGCTCATATCAGGCTTCATCTGCTGAAGCCTATGGACCGAATTTGCATTACCTCCGCTCTGTTTCCAGAAGTTCCCATCATTGTTAAAGACGTTTTGGGTACTGGTGATGTCTTGTCTAAGGGGACTGTTGCTTTTCCACTCATTTTGGCTATTACTGGACTCTTGGTTGACATTACGATCAACAGCATTTTGTTGTGACATCCAAAATCCATGTGTATTTGATGGTGCACCACTTGGGTGTGAATTGTTTCTTGGCATCTCAGCTTTCTGTTGAGCCCAATTGCCATTTGATAATTGCACTTGTTCTTGTCTCCCATATTCATCAGATTGCTTTTGCTTCAAGCTGTGCTGAATATACCCATTATTCACTCCTGCAGATGACTGATGATTGGTAACAGTAGCACGAGGAGATTCATGTGGTGTCTTTTCTCTTTGCTCGTATGTAGTTCTTGCAGCATGTTGAAAACTGGTAAAATCTGGGTTATTCATTGTTTCATCAGCATAGCTAGATGCTGACAAGGGTCGTGCATTCTGTAGTGCGCCACTTAATGCCGCAAGCTTACTCTGGTCACGAGCTGGTAAAGCTGAGTTGTTGGCAATTGCCTGTTGGGCTTTCTGCAAACTCAGGCCACCCCATTCTTCCTTAGAACTATTTTTACTGGCTGTAGGCTGTAATGTTTCTTGCATTAGGGCACTCCACCTCCCACTCTGTACAGATGGCAAAGCACCACCAAAGTTATCATTATCCAAAGAATTACCGTGATTGTTGTCTCCTTTCAACAAAGCTCCCCAGTTGCTATCCTCATCATCTCCAAACAAGAACTTCTCCTCAGTAGGGTCAAGGCTTGCCCCCCCACTTGCTGGTGCTACCTGCATTGTTGATTTCTCTTGCAGGCCCACTTGAAAATCCACTTGGTTTGGCCTACCATGAAAATCTTGGAGTTGAAAACCATGTTGTAGATGATTCACTGGAGCAGGGCTGCCTGCCTTGTTATTATCACCTTGACTTTGTAAGGGACTATTGCTTAAGAACCCTCCCTTTCCACGAAAATTCTGCATAGAACTGGAGTCACCTTTCTCGTGCGCACCAGGTTCATCCATCAAAGAGCTAAATGGCCTTGATACTTTTTCGGGCTGATTTGTACCTGCCCTTGTCATTGCACTCTGG
It includes:
- the LOC127296511 gene encoding uncharacterized protein isoform X1, whose translation is MSQFHHTQHGGDSDFQMWQQQMMYKQLQEFQRQQQVQQIDHGARMQPSSGQFQAPAKAAPADQLPAMSNEMPNNEATAYAWSHNSASGDPRLSSNSQMVNTGSNTNWEQYGGAPGTGNFINGSAFPNTQTQPVRLMGMPAHQMNQSFYPIPATSRGGSVNQYPQFLGIPADLQSAMTRAGTNQPEKVSRPFSSLMDEPGAHEKGDSSSMQNFRGKGGFLSNSPLQSQGDNNKAGSPAPVNHLQHGFQLQDFHGRPNQVDFQVGLQEKSTMQVAPASGGASLDPTEEKFLFGDDEDSNWGALLKGDNNHGNSLDNDNFGGALPSVQSGRWSALMQETLQPTASKNSSKEEWGGLSLQKAQQAIANNSALPARDQSKLAALSGALQNARPLSASSYADETMNNPDFTSFQHAARTTYEQREKTPHESPRATVTNHQSSAGVNNGYIQHSLKQKQSDEYGRQEQVQLSNGNWAQQKAEMPRNNSHPSGAPSNTHGFWMSQQNAVDRNVNQESSNSQNEWKSNSPLRQDITSTQNVFNNDGNFWKQSGGNANSVHRLQQMKPDMSTLQMPKDSSDGKGVSMMGSSMPTLNPNQHQMVVGRTGEHVGINHNMAHRGPETSDSLRRSAEPRTNDRSQEYQNAAHMERHGQHVNSDLAARRHAFFAAKESHNLGQSGQQAAGSYMLQNHAMDNNTGVNIRHSPGNSVSNNQFPHQSLQAQNDLKPQFVTNSQGAGNMASVNEKMLVGNEHFKFRHGVPSSSTASPFGGSHAGLSQNRAVQNSQHMLQLLHKVDNSTDSNAVADMPNSSVDNVATSQQQLNQSSLQGFGLRLAPPSQRHSTSDHLWSSHTNVDGKQPEHSAREEHQGQIPSTGTQHISPAHTSSQPTPFHSSEMGSTGQPAGHFPQLSSGQQYPVPDARSGSVPTPQQGSSATVFKNVWTNISAQRLAGIQSNKITPNILQSMMFSNNASDSNLWGSQKADNQSQKASTPPDAATSSANSHSQEAKQALDSDAGLASSDMAIFDSTGATVPRGNQSLQKHSSDGNFAVPPSSLAQLHQQGIMNPRQGENPAANFQAMNTSHNISANGSGIGLHGSPAPSNLQQQNFSLLHQMQAMGHVDIDPGNAAGKMLKPNDIISDASQVDWKSAQRFAHGANNLVRSSIDNIGGTSVQGSFPSDMKMLSFAPRNNEERGANIPSQIPSRELASHAMVTRNDHQSQVQSLGANAASNLVERSERPGINPQMAPSWFEHYGNQRNGLNHSVINAQKTPTVPYNVPKASWCMENNSAEHRAESGQSVQALVPSNVSAALMRRPKKRKSTESALVSWHKITEGTKKLRKMSTSEMDWAWAANRLIKKSEDDPESLEDSPLNYLPRKRLIVTTRLIQEVFPAIPARVLRAQAVSAYESATYNIAMLTLGDTCIISSDNSRTIADNENNPSEQRTSAKQMEDKLSKVVEVFVGRIKKMENDYLSLGKRASMLDVHLECQDLERISIVNRLGRFHGRNHAAGVEASSASQMGSRRIFPDRHVMSFAVPGNLPEEVYCLAL
- the LOC127296511 gene encoding uncharacterized protein isoform X2 is translated as MSQFHHTQHGGDSDFQMWQQQMMYKQLQEFQRQQQVQQIDHGARMQPSSGQFQAPAKAAPADQLPAMSNEMPNNEATAYAWSHNSASGDPRLSSNSQMVNTGSNTNWEQYGGAPGTGNFINGSAFPNTQTQPVRLMGMPAHQMNQSFYPIPATSRGGSVNQYPQFLGIPADLQSAMTRAGTNQPEKVSRPFSSLMDEPGAHEKGDSSSMQNFRGKGGFLSNSPLQSQGDNNKAGSPAPVNHLQHGFQLQDFHGRPNQVDFQVGLQEKSTMQVAPASGGASLDPTEEKFLFGDDEDSNWGALLKGDNNHGNSLDNDNFGGALPSVQSGRWSALMQETLQPTASKNSSKEEWGGLSLQKAQQAIANNSALPARDQSKLAALSGALQNARPLSASSYADETMNNPDFTSFQHAARTTYEQREKTPHESPRATVTNHQSSAGVNNGYIQHSLKQKQSDEYGRQEQVQLSNGNWAQQKAEMPRNNSHPSGAPSNTHGFWMSQQNAVDRNVNQESSNSQNEWKSNSPLRQDITSTQNVFNNDGNFWKQSGGNANSVHRLQQMKPDMSTLQMPKDSSDGKGVSMMGSSMPTLNPNQHQMVVGRTGEHVGINHNMAHRGPETSDSLRRSAEPRTNDRSQEYQNAAHMERHGQHVNSDLAARRHAFFAAKESHNLGQSGQQAAGSYMLQNHAMDNNTGVNIRHSPGNSVSNNQFPHQSLQAQNDLKPQFVTNSQGAGNMASVNEKMLVGNEHFKFRHGVPSSSTASPFGGSHAGLSQNRAVQNSQHMLQLLHKVDNSTDSNAVADMPNSSVDNVATSQQQLNQSSLQGFGLRLAPPSQRHSTSDHLWSSHTNVDGKQPEHSAREEHQGQIPSTGTQHISPAHTSSQPTPFHSSEMGSTGQPAGHFPQLSSGQQYPVPDARSGSVPTPQQGSSATVFKNVWTNISAQRLAGIQSNKITPNILQSMMFSNNASDSNLWGSQKADNQSQKASTPPDAATSSANSHSQEAKQALDSDAGLASSDMAIFDSTGATVPRGNQSLQKHSSDGNFAVPPSSLAQLHQQGIMNPRQGENPAANFQAMNTSHNISANGSGIGLHGSPAPSNLQQQNFSLLHQMQAMGHVDIDPGNAAGKMLKPNDIISDASQVDWKSAQRFAHGANNLVRSSIDNIGGTSVQGSFPSDMKMLSFAPRNNEERGANIPSQIPSRELASHAMVTRNDHQSQVQSLGANAASNLVERSERPGINPQMAPSWFEHYGNQRNGLNHSVINAQKTPTVPYNVPKASWCMENNSAEHRAESGQSVQALVPSNVSAALMRRPKKRKSTESALVSWHKITEGTKKLRKMSTSEMDWAWAANRLIKKSEDDPESLEDSPLNYLPRKRLIVTTRLIQEVFPAIPARVLRAQAVSAYESATYNIAMLTLGDTCIISSDNSRTIADNENNPSEQRTSAKQMEDKLSKVVEVFVGRIKKMENDYLSEYHFDILQGSVSSVLIIELGSSDQVMMLFI